The following are encoded together in the Nitrospirota bacterium genome:
- a CDS encoding NADH-quinone oxidoreductase subunit H yields the protein MGYFQFLIIILFSPLVNGVIKKVKANMQGRKGPGVLQPYYDLIRLFKKDMVVSNVTSWIFKATPSVVFIATIVAAMIVPVVTVLSPYTMMGDVIALISLFALARFFMALAGLDAGTAFGGEGSSREMTVAILVEPMMMLALFTAAISAGSTNIARIAGAPGVVFSPSHVLALSAFMVAIIAETGRVPVDNPDTHLELTMIHEGMILEYSGRYLALMEWAHFMKQMVLFTLTMDIFFPLGIARDGDGAGLIASLGGYALKMLGMAVLMAAVESTRAKVRFFQLPSILGGSFVLAFLSLVTHIMMGK from the coding sequence ATGGGCTACTTTCAATTTCTCATAATCATTCTTTTCTCCCCGCTGGTGAACGGGGTGATCAAGAAGGTGAAGGCGAACATGCAGGGCAGAAAAGGCCCGGGCGTGCTTCAGCCCTACTACGACCTCATCCGTCTCTTCAAAAAGGACATGGTGGTCTCGAACGTCACTTCGTGGATATTCAAGGCCACGCCCTCTGTCGTTTTCATCGCAACGATCGTCGCTGCCATGATCGTCCCCGTGGTCACCGTGCTGTCGCCGTACACCATGATGGGCGACGTGATCGCGCTTATCTCCCTGTTCGCCCTGGCCCGGTTCTTCATGGCCCTCGCCGGGCTCGATGCCGGCACCGCTTTTGGCGGCGAGGGGAGCAGCAGGGAAATGACCGTGGCCATCCTCGTCGAGCCCATGATGATGCTCGCGCTCTTTACCGCCGCGATATCTGCCGGTTCGACGAACATCGCGCGTATCGCCGGCGCGCCGGGCGTGGTCTTTTCGCCGTCGCATGTGCTCGCGCTTTCCGCGTTCATGGTCGCGATCATTGCCGAAACGGGGAGGGTGCCGGTCGATAACCCGGACACGCATCTTGAACTGACCATGATCCACGAAGGCATGATCCTGGAATATTCGGGCCGTTATCTGGCGCTCATGGAGTGGGCGCACTTTATGAAGCAGATGGTCCTCTTCACCCTGACCATGGATATTTTCTTCCCCCTGGGGATCGCCCGTGATGGTGACGGCGCGGGGCTCATCGCATCGCTCGGCGGGTATGCTCTCAAAATGCTCGGCATGGCCGTCCTCATGGCTGCGGTGGAGTCCACACGCGCCAAGGTGCGGTTTTTCCAGCTCCCCTCGATCCTCGGCGGCTCATTCGTGCTCGCGTTCCTGTCGCTCGTGACGCACATCATGATGGGGAAATAA
- a CDS encoding four helix bundle protein, translating into MEEQANRLSGRLLDYGVAIFKLTMKLDASLPGKHIAGQLFRSGTSAGANYEEACGAASRADFIHKLQIVLKELRESNYWLRLMQRSDLVSDGNVDPLIEETKQLINIIAKSLITSKKGR; encoded by the coding sequence GTGGAAGAACAAGCTAATAGACTTTCCGGGCGGTTATTGGATTATGGTGTGGCGATATTTAAACTCACGATGAAGCTTGACGCTTCATTGCCTGGTAAGCATATTGCCGGTCAGCTATTTCGATCCGGGACTTCCGCAGGCGCTAATTATGAAGAAGCTTGCGGCGCGGCGAGCAGGGCTGATTTCATCCATAAGCTCCAAATCGTCTTGAAAGAACTTCGCGAATCAAATTATTGGTTACGATTGATGCAGAGATCTGACTTAGTAAGTGATGGCAACGTTGACCCTCTCATCGAAGAAACAAAGCAATTGATAAATATCATTGCCAAATCTCTCATCACTTCAAAAAAAGGAAGATAG
- a CDS encoding sulfite exporter TauE/SafE family protein, giving the protein MSGHEMHGMPASTPATPVSTTPWWVWPLALFIVSFILGILAVLGGVGGGVLYVPIVGGFFPFNLDFVRGAGLMVALAGALAAGPGLLKRNLANLRLALPVALIASAAAIVGAMIGLALPQNVVQTALGATILGIVLIMLLAGKSDFPSVPQPDKLSQALGIMGIYREESIGKDVEWNIHKTIPGLLLFIIIGIMAGMFGLGAGWANVPVLNLLMGAPLKISVATSKFLLSITDTSAAWIYMNQGAVLPMMVAPSIIGIMLGSLVGVKILAKAKPRAIKWMVIGLLLFAGLRALLKGLNIWK; this is encoded by the coding sequence ATGTCCGGCCACGAAATGCACGGCATGCCTGCATCAACCCCCGCAACGCCCGTCTCGACCACGCCCTGGTGGGTATGGCCCCTCGCCCTGTTCATCGTATCGTTCATTCTCGGCATTCTTGCCGTGCTCGGCGGCGTGGGCGGCGGCGTTCTGTACGTGCCGATCGTGGGCGGCTTCTTCCCGTTCAACCTTGACTTTGTCCGCGGAGCCGGTCTCATGGTCGCCCTTGCCGGCGCGCTCGCCGCGGGTCCGGGGCTCCTGAAGCGAAATCTTGCGAACCTCAGGCTCGCCCTGCCCGTTGCGCTGATTGCATCCGCGGCTGCGATCGTCGGCGCCATGATCGGCCTCGCGCTTCCCCAGAACGTGGTCCAGACAGCCCTCGGCGCGACGATCCTCGGCATCGTGCTTATCATGCTCCTGGCCGGGAAGTCCGATTTCCCCAGCGTGCCGCAGCCGGACAAACTCTCCCAGGCCCTCGGCATCATGGGCATCTACCGCGAGGAGTCCATCGGCAAGGACGTCGAGTGGAACATCCACAAGACCATTCCCGGCCTCCTGCTCTTCATCATCATCGGCATCATGGCGGGCATGTTCGGCCTCGGCGCGGGCTGGGCGAACGTGCCCGTACTGAACCTGCTCATGGGAGCACCGCTCAAGATATCCGTCGCGACGAGCAAGTTCCTGCTCTCGATCACCGACACATCGGCGGCCTGGATTTACATGAACCAGGGCGCGGTCCTGCCCATGATGGTGGCCCCGTCCATCATCGGCATCATGCTCGGCTCCCTCGTCGGCGTCAAGATCCTGGCCAAGGCGAAGCCCAGGGCGATCAAGTGGATGGTGATCGGCCTTCTGCTCTTCGCGGGTCTCCGGGCGCTGCTGAAGGGCCTGAACATCTGGAAGTAG
- a CDS encoding hydrogenase gives MKVWIEAFSIIDFISVGILLTAVTLNAFKSIESYVKAYTINSWLLSGLIAVVAVLVGETHLYVAALLTLTTKGILIPLFLRRIVRQMRVTHEVQPYISNSLSLAISGILVAVVYASLKEGIFVTGFSRNVLQISIAVILISLFIMITRKKALTQAIGLLFMENGLFLAGFSLTFGMPTIIELGVLFDMLMGVIILGVFAIQIKRAFASADLDKLTVLKG, from the coding sequence ATGAAAGTCTGGATCGAAGCATTTTCCATAATTGACTTCATCTCCGTTGGCATTCTCCTGACCGCCGTGACATTGAACGCCTTCAAGAGCATCGAGTCCTACGTGAAGGCGTACACGATCAACTCCTGGCTTCTGTCGGGGCTGATCGCCGTGGTGGCTGTCCTCGTGGGTGAGACGCACCTCTACGTCGCCGCGCTGCTCACGCTCACGACGAAGGGCATCCTCATCCCGCTCTTCCTTCGGCGGATCGTGCGCCAGATGCGGGTGACCCACGAGGTGCAGCCCTACATCAGCAACTCGCTCTCGCTCGCCATCTCGGGCATCCTCGTGGCCGTGGTCTACGCGTCGCTCAAGGAAGGCATCTTCGTCACCGGTTTTTCGAGAAACGTGCTCCAGATATCCATCGCGGTTATCCTCATCAGCCTCTTCATCATGATAACGCGGAAGAAGGCGCTCACGCAGGCGATCGGGCTTTTATTCATGGAGAACGGGCTGTTCCTCGCCGGATTTTCGCTGACCTTCGGCATGCCGACGATCATCGAGCTCGGCGTGCTGTTCGACATGCTGATGGGCGTGATCATCCTGGGTGTCTTCGCGATCCAGATCAAACGGGCCTTTGCCTCGGCGGACCTGGACAAACTGACGGTGCTGAAAGGGTAG
- a CDS encoding Na+/H+ antiporter NhaA, translating into MKERLNLLREFSVPLLAGVAAALSWANSAPEGYRRFLNGPFLGPVSFHFLTNDIFMVFFFGIAAVEIAQSLLPGGDLHPLRRSVNPLLATAGGVIGPAVIYLVLNHFIGSPGLRRGWGIPTATDIAFAWLAARIVFGSGHPAISFLVLLAVVDDGIGLAIIAIFYPDPLLPIEPAWLVLVIAGMAIAYILRKQRVRSYWPYLLLGGIPSWTGLFRAHLHPALALVFIIPFLPHAPFETKHMFEDDPADHSPIALFEHEWKVIVDFGLFLFGLANAGVTFASVGTATWLVLAALLVGKTGGIFLLASAAVWLGFPLPKNMHAKELLLVGIIGGFGFTVALFVAGEAFIDPVHQGAAKMGAMLSCGSAVIAVLAARFLNVKKIQ; encoded by the coding sequence GTGAAAGAACGCCTCAACCTCCTGCGCGAATTCTCCGTCCCGCTCCTTGCCGGCGTCGCGGCCGCCCTGTCCTGGGCGAACAGCGCGCCCGAGGGCTATCGCCGGTTTCTGAACGGACCGTTCCTCGGTCCCGTCAGTTTCCATTTCCTGACCAACGATATCTTCATGGTCTTCTTCTTCGGCATCGCCGCCGTCGAGATCGCTCAGAGCCTGCTTCCCGGCGGCGATCTTCATCCTCTCAGACGGTCGGTGAATCCCCTGCTTGCCACGGCCGGCGGCGTGATCGGGCCTGCCGTCATCTATCTTGTTCTCAATCATTTTATCGGATCCCCCGGGCTGCGCAGGGGATGGGGGATCCCGACGGCAACCGATATTGCCTTCGCCTGGCTTGCGGCACGCATCGTCTTTGGCTCCGGCCATCCGGCGATCTCCTTTCTGGTCCTCCTTGCCGTTGTCGATGACGGGATCGGCCTCGCCATCATCGCCATCTTCTACCCGGACCCGTTGCTGCCGATCGAACCGGCCTGGCTCGTTCTGGTGATCGCGGGAATGGCGATCGCGTATATTCTCCGGAAGCAGCGCGTCCGCTCATACTGGCCCTATCTGCTCCTGGGGGGTATCCCCTCCTGGACAGGCCTCTTCCGGGCGCACCTGCATCCCGCGCTTGCCCTGGTCTTCATCATTCCGTTCCTGCCGCATGCCCCCTTCGAGACGAAGCATATGTTCGAGGACGACCCGGCCGATCACTCCCCGATCGCGTTGTTCGAACATGAATGGAAAGTGATCGTCGATTTCGGGCTCTTCCTGTTCGGCCTTGCCAACGCGGGAGTGACATTTGCGAGCGTCGGCACAGCCACCTGGCTGGTCCTGGCTGCCCTGCTGGTCGGAAAGACAGGGGGCATCTTCCTCCTGGCGAGCGCGGCCGTGTGGCTGGGGTTCCCCCTGCCGAAAAACATGCATGCGAAGGAACTGCTCCTCGTCGGCATCATTGGCGGATTCGGTTTTACCGTCGCGCTCTTTGTCGCAGGAGAGGCGTTCATCGATCCGGTCCATCAGGGTGCGGCAAAGATGGGGGCCATGCTGAGCTGCGGTTCGGCAGTCATCGCTGTCCTCGCAGCCCGGTTCTTGAACGTAAAAAAGATACAATGA
- the hyfB gene encoding hydrogenase 4 subunit B, translated as MDVASIFSIGIIGFLFGAAASQLPLSNIRNFSYLFSLAGSLLFLAAGGYLLFTPAYTSQAIIVSSFFSFAFRADALSAFFVVLISLITIAVSFYSIGFTRGIKNAGSMGFFYNILILSMYGVVLSANIFTFLVSWETMAVASYFLVVFDRNQETAKAGLFTVVMTHIGTAFIIGLFFMLMHYTGSMDFLSMRAAAALLPQQIRSLIFIFAIIGFGTKAGIIPLHTWIPRAYPVAPSNITPLMSGVMIKTAIYGFLRIALDVLGPGPEWWGITIIVLGAISAVLGILYAIMENDLKVFLAYSSVENVGIILLGIGASMMFRSGGMPVLSGFALAAALYHTLNHALFKGLLFLGAGSVVSATRTRNMEKLGGLLKLMPWTGLLFLVGALAITALPPLNGFVSEWLTYQSLLLGFQSPSVVAKIVSPLGGAALALTGALVAAGFVKTFGITFLGMARSEHATTAQESSPWMVLGMALLALLCVVFGVFPSIPVAILGPAVFTITGSFVELHRQGILVTPGATASLSTLALAVAMVTIFIAVVALVKLRGNGRKTVYADSWDCGIPGLTPRMQYTATAFTKPLRIIYKRIYLPSRDLKVSYLIKPFFVRSIRYGGQITPFFDRYVYDPVTRFVNAVAEKVKLLQSGSLQLYLGYILITLIVLLIFGT; from the coding sequence ATGGACGTCGCGAGTATATTCTCTATAGGGATCATCGGGTTTCTGTTCGGCGCAGCCGCTTCACAGCTTCCGCTCTCGAATATACGCAACTTCAGCTATCTCTTCTCCCTGGCAGGCTCGCTTCTCTTCCTCGCCGCAGGCGGGTACCTTCTCTTTACCCCGGCCTATACGAGCCAGGCGATCATCGTATCATCCTTCTTCAGCTTCGCCTTCCGCGCAGACGCGCTCTCTGCCTTCTTCGTCGTCCTCATATCGCTCATCACCATTGCCGTTTCCTTCTACTCCATCGGCTTTACGCGCGGTATCAAAAATGCCGGCTCCATGGGGTTCTTCTACAACATCCTCATCCTGAGCATGTACGGCGTGGTCCTCTCGGCCAATATCTTTACCTTCCTCGTTTCCTGGGAGACCATGGCTGTTGCCTCGTACTTCCTCGTCGTCTTCGATCGGAACCAGGAGACAGCGAAGGCGGGTCTCTTTACCGTGGTGATGACCCATATCGGGACGGCCTTCATCATAGGGCTTTTCTTCATGCTGATGCACTACACGGGCAGCATGGATTTCCTTTCCATGCGGGCAGCTGCCGCACTCCTTCCGCAGCAGATCAGGTCGCTCATCTTCATCTTCGCCATCATCGGGTTCGGCACCAAGGCCGGCATCATTCCGCTCCATACCTGGATCCCCCGGGCCTATCCCGTTGCACCTTCGAACATCACGCCTCTCATGTCCGGCGTCATGATCAAGACGGCGATCTACGGCTTCCTTCGGATCGCCCTGGATGTGCTGGGTCCGGGTCCGGAGTGGTGGGGAATAACGATCATTGTTCTCGGTGCGATCTCGGCGGTCCTGGGCATCCTCTACGCGATCATGGAGAACGACCTCAAGGTCTTTCTTGCCTATTCGAGCGTCGAGAACGTCGGGATCATCCTTCTGGGGATCGGCGCGTCCATGATGTTCCGGAGCGGCGGAATGCCCGTCCTTTCCGGCTTTGCCCTTGCTGCCGCCCTCTACCATACCCTGAACCACGCGCTGTTCAAGGGACTCCTGTTCCTGGGGGCGGGTTCGGTCGTGAGCGCCACCCGGACAAGGAACATGGAGAAGCTGGGCGGGCTCCTGAAGCTCATGCCCTGGACGGGCCTGTTGTTCCTCGTAGGCGCCCTTGCCATCACCGCCCTTCCGCCTCTGAACGGGTTCGTGAGCGAGTGGCTCACGTACCAGTCCCTGCTGCTCGGCTTCCAGTCGCCCTCCGTTGTCGCGAAGATCGTCTCGCCCCTGGGAGGCGCGGCTTTGGCGCTCACCGGAGCGCTCGTCGCTGCCGGGTTCGTCAAGACCTTCGGCATCACCTTCCTGGGCATGGCGCGCAGCGAACACGCTACCACGGCCCAGGAGTCCTCTCCCTGGATGGTCCTCGGCATGGCGCTCCTTGCCCTTCTCTGCGTCGTTTTCGGAGTCTTTCCGTCAATTCCCGTCGCGATTCTCGGGCCGGCGGTTTTCACCATCACGGGATCCTTTGTCGAACTGCACCGGCAGGGCATCCTGGTAACGCCCGGGGCCACGGCATCGCTCTCCACCCTTGCGCTCGCCGTTGCCATGGTGACGATCTTCATCGCCGTGGTCGCACTCGTGAAGCTTCGGGGCAACGGGAGAAAGACCGTGTATGCCGATTCCTGGGACTGCGGCATCCCAGGCCTCACGCCGCGCATGCAGTATACTGCCACGGCCTTTACCAAGCCGCTCCGCATCATCTACAAGAGGATCTATCTCCCGAGCAGGGACCTGAAGGTCTCCTACCTCATCAAGCCCTTTTTCGTCAGGTCCATCAGGTACGGGGGCCAGATCACTCCGTTCTTCGACCGTTACGTGTATGATCCCGTGACCAGGTTCGTCAACGCCGTCGCCGAAAAGGTGAAGCTGCTGCAGTCCGGGAGCCTGCAGCTTTATCTGGGATACATATTGATAACGCTCATTGTGCTGTTGATCTTTGGCACCTAA